The Eremothecium gossypii ATCC 10895 chromosome IV, complete sequence genome contains a region encoding:
- the SSL1 gene encoding TFIIH/NER complex subunit SSL1 (Syntenic homolog of Saccharomyces cerevisiae YLR005W (SSL1)) — protein sequence MDSRSASESDEDAITAVSGKRNREGVRVNPQASGKKQVRIADEGEEEQDEQEDEEEDVDEGAEGKRRKKKKLNKNLQGVNGGYAWEDEIQRSWDLVKVDNEGNMAALVASIIEARKKRSANKDITPYQRGIIRTMILVIDCSEAMLERDLRPNRHAMTVQYAIDFVHNFFDQNPISQLCIVAMRNGMAQLVSQVSGNPQEHIEALKAVRKQEPKGNPSLQNALEMARGLLLHVPSHCTREVLIVFGALSSTDPGDIHQTIASLANEHIRTRVIGLSAQVAICKELCKQTNYGDNSYYGVILNETHFKDLFAEAVVPLPVNKMNKGFTLVKMGFPTRIFEDTPSFCTCHSRLVHGGYFCPNCKSKVCSLPIVCPCCDLMLILSTHLARSYHHLMPLKVFQELPVDIQFPTENCFSCQKKFPRLRNYKTQDLLTSSRYRCENCKCDFCIDCDVFVHEILHNCPGCESKAVL from the coding sequence ATGGATTCCAGAAGTGCCAGTGAGTCAGACGAAGATGCAATTACTGCGGTTTCAGGAAAGCGGAATCGGGAAGGCGTGCGGGTCAACCCTCAGGCCAGCGGGAAGAAGCAGGTGCGAATAGCTGATGAAGGCGAGGAAGAACAAGACGAGCAGGAGGACGAAGAGGAGGACGTGGACGAGGGCGCAGAGGGCAAGCGGagaaagaagaagaagctgaACAAAAACCTGCAGGGTGTGAACGGCGGATATGCATGGGAAGACGAAATCCAGCGAAGCTGGGACCTGGTTAAGGTGGACAACGAGGGGAACATGGCCGCGCTGGTGGCGAGCATCATTGAGGCGCGCAAAAAGCGGTCTGCAAACAAGGACATCACCCCCTACCAGCGCGGCATCATCCGGACGATGATCCTAGTGATCGACTGCAGCGAGGCGATGCTCGAGCGGGACCTGCGGCCCAACCGGCACGCTATGACGGTGCAGTATGCGATTGACTTTGTGCACAACTTCTTCGACCAAAACCCAATTTCCCAGCTGTGTATTGTTGCCATGCGGAACGGTATGGCGCAGCTGGTCAGCCAGGTCAGCGGGAACCCGCAAGAGCATATCGAGGCGCTCAAGGCCGTCCGCAAGCAGGAGCCAAAGGGCAACCCGTCTTTGCAGAACGCGTTGGAGATGGCTCGCGGACTGCTCCTGCACGTGCCGTCTCACTGCACGCGCGAGGTGCTGATAGTGTTTGGCGCGCTGTCGTCCACGGACCCCGGCGACATTCACCAGACCATTGCCTCGCTTGCCAACGAGCACATCCGCACCCGCGTCATCGGCCTCTCCGCGCAGGTCGCCATCTGCAAGGAGCTCTGCAAGCAGACAAACTACGGTGACAACTCCTACTACGGTGTGATTCTGAACGAGACACACTTCAAAGACCTTTTTGCCGAAGCCGTCGTACCGCTACCCGTCAACAAGATGAACAAGGGCTTCACCCTTGTAAAAATGGGGTTCCCCACGCGCATATTCGAAGACACGCCCTCGTTCTGCACATGCCACTCCCGTCTCGTGCACGGAGGCTATTTCTGTCCGAACTGCAAGAGCAAGGTGTGCTCCCTGCCCATTGTCTGCCCATGCTGCGACCTAATGCTCATTCTCTCGACCCACCTTGCGCGCTCATACCACCATCTAATGCCACTCAAGGTCTTCCAAGAACTTCCCGTTGACATACAGTTTCCAACCGAGAACTGTTTCAGCTGTCAGAAGAAGTTTCCGAGGCTGCGGAACTACAAGACGCAAGATCTACTCACAAGCTCGCGTTACCGCTGTGAAAACTGCAAGTGTGATTTTTGCATAGATTGCGACGTTTTTGTGCACGAAATTCTACACAACTGCCCAGGATGCGAGTCCAAGGCTGTCTTGTAG
- the APL1 gene encoding Apl1p (Non-syntenic homolog of Saccharomyces cerevisiae YJR005W (APL1)), with protein MSEQRIFFKYSANEIRADLRPHDGIKRLKTVAEKRKNGLRKLMANLIMGQYAEMVNLFPEVIKFLAIEDELEVKRICHSFLVTLGPAKPGLLREAVAILLRDLEQSKNEQIRLMTFRTLAALRTPECIDETFKFISSALVKKSSTSMLKAVINTLPQMDCYDHERTLGLLETLYDLLEVAEGPPTVLVATLNSLKKIHEQNKNMAPLSISKTACYNLLLILTRLNEWDKALLLDCLCISYAPQSHAEAHSLIEMVVPQLQHANTSVILNCLKLITYASNYVSSIEQSLVAKISNSVIALLDKPPELKFLLLRNVILLLLCRGSSSLELEASYFFIEYGDQVYIKDTKLEILYLLATDDNLPSILNELKQYGTDIDIQMSKKAIRAIGNLAVKLEKQVKSCVSVLVELLEFGVDYVVQEVISVIKNVMRKTPNDFAYIVPKILEHIEQAKEPEAKSSILWIITEYNETVPDSEALLEEFACSFKSEPLEVQYMTLNCIVKHFVRNPSKESEKLCIQVLKCATNEIDDPDLRDRAFIYWKILTAAHQGDGALLTNEDIKEIVDGELPLIVLNNKLEEQVIEELELGIGTIASIYLKPASQVFRKCQPKTLPNRSALNPDRFHVKIVNENTDPGKLQPPVRKPLSHRSSTGALGRMDDYSTPAEKVNTLRKRSSTMLLTSSKLTRKPTELAKRFSIKKPF; from the coding sequence ATGTCTGAGCAGCGGATATTTTTCAAGTACTCGGCTAATGAGATTCGAGCAGACTTGAGGCCTCATGATGGTATAAAGAGGCTGAAGACTGTTGCTGAGAAGCGCAAGAATGGACTTAGAAAGCTTATGGCTAATCTGATCATGGGTCAATATGCAGAGATGGTAAATTTGTTTCCAGAGGTAATAAAGTTTCTGGCAATTGAGGATGAGCTGGAGGTGAAGCGGATCTGTCATTCCTTCCTGGTCACACTGGGTCCTGCGAAACCGGGCTTACTTCGCGAAGCGGTAGCTATACTATTGCGCGATCTTGAGCAAAGTAAAAACGAGCAGATCCGGCTGATGACATTTCGGACACTGGCAGCTCTTCGTACCCCTGAATGCATAGACGAGACATTTAAGTTTATAAGTTCTGCCCTAGTAAAGAAGTCCTCTACGAGCATGCTGAAAGCGGTTATTAACACGCTACCTCAGATGGACTGTTATGACCACGAGCGCACCCTGGGGCTACTGGAGACTCTTTACGACCTTCTGGAAGTAGCTGAAGGGCCTCCGACCGTGTTGGTCGCGACACTGAACTCTCTAAAAAAGATCCACGAACAGAACAAAAATATGGCGCCGCTGTCCATTAGCAAAACCGCATGCTACAACCTACTACTAATTTTGACGAGGCTCAATGAGTGGGATAAAGCGTTATTGCTCGATTGTTTGTGTATCAGCTATGCTCCGCAGTCACACGCAGAGGCTCATTCTTTGATAGAAATGGTTGTCCCTCAACTGCAGCATGCTAATACCTCGGTAATTCTGAACTGCCTGAAGCTAATCACATATGCCAGCAATTACGTATCATCGATTGAGCAAAGTCTCGTAGCCAAGATCTCCAATTCTGTGATTGCACTTTTGGATAAGCCACCTGAACTCAAGTTTTTGCTGCTACGGAACGTGATTCTGCTTTTACTCTGTCGTGGTTCATCATCTCTTGAGCTTGAAGCTTCATACTTTTTCATCGAGTATGGGGACCAGGTCTATATCAAGGACACCAAACTTGAAATCCTGTACTTACTGGCTACAGACGATAATCTCCCTTCTATCTTAAATGAGTTGAAGCAGTATGGCACCGATATTGATATTCAAATGTCCAAGAAAGCGATACGTGCCATTGGGAATCTCGCTGTGAAATTGGAGAAACAAGTTAAAAGCTGCGTATCCGTACTGGTCGAGCTCTTGGAATTTGGGGTTGACTACGTCGTGCAGGAAGTGATATCGGTCATAAAAAATGTGATGAGGAAGACTCCtaatgactttgcatatATTGTACCAAAGATACTTGAGCATATCGAGCAAGCGAAGGAGCCTGAGGCCAAGAGCTCTATTTTGTGGATTATTACAGAATATAACGAAACGGTACCCGATAGCGAAGCATTATTGGAAGAGTTTGCATGCTCTTTTAAATCTGAGCCGCTGGAAGTTCAGTATATGACCCTCAACTGCATTGTGAAACACTTCGTGAGAAATCCATCAAAGGAATCCGAAAAGTTATGTATACAGGTTCTTAAGTGTGCTACGAATGAAATTGATGACCCCGATTTACGAGATCGAGCGTTTATCTATTGGAAGATTTTGACAGCAGCGCATCAGGGAGACGGGGCCTTGTTAACAAATGAGGATATTAAAGAAATTGTAGATGGTGAGCTTCCACTTATTGTCTTAAATAACAAGTTGGAGGAACAGGTAATCGAGGAATTAGAATTGGGTATAGGGACGATTGCTTCTATATACCTAAAGCCAGCTTCTCAGGTATTCCGTAAGTGCCAGCCAAAGACTCTTCCAAATAGGTCGGCCTTGAATCCAGATCGTTTTCATGTTAAAATAGTCAACGAGAACACCGATCCCGGTAAACTGCAACCTCCTGTCCGCAAACCATTATCGCATAGATCTAGCACGGGTGCACTTGGTCGGATGGATGATTACAGCACGCCCGCCGAAAAGGTAAACACTTTGCGCAAGCGTAGTTCAACTATGCTATTGACGAGTAGCAAACTTACGCGGAAGCCAACAGAGCTTGCAAAGCGGTTTTCCATTAAAAAGCCATTTTGA
- a CDS encoding ADR337Cp (Non-syntenic homolog of Saccharomyces cerevisiae YNR055C (HOL1); Tandem gene duplication in this genome) produces MEKYTDLQHPSYVPGTFNIYSNGPVEGDSLARQALGIKKDRNGVVLVPQPSDSPNDPLNWSYWRKIMHFALMAFITAFTAATSNDAGATTESLHSIYGITYDSMNVGAAVLFLGVGWSALLFSPLPSLFGRKLTYMICITLGLFGAMWFALATKTGHVIWSQLFVGMSESCAEAHVQLSLSDIFFQHQLGSVLTVYIMATSVGTFLGPLIAGYIASLTNFRWVGWCAVIISAFLLLWIVFGCEETYFDRRLYQTPLTVVAGHSTDEEDNKCSACAGTTTGAEKRSLAYASNTELNERVVMLNTQLIDGSEEPPKRYFRRIRLITRATNFRGWGVKQYFKYLGLNLRMFLFPPVWLSGLYWGTQDVFLSFYLTTQDTNFYDEPWNYSTYRVAIMNVPTLLGAVVGCMYAGVISDVFVLWLARRNNGILEAEFRLYFAAVAGIAGTLGLILFGYGAARALPWQTVYIGLAFIGFTWGSFGDIAMAYLMDCYPEMVLEGMACTAVINNTLSCIFTLTCSYLLDTYGNKSTYLALGLLNLGITLLAVPMFLYGKQIRTWSKPWYIQSVQIRDAL; encoded by the coding sequence ATGGAGAAGTATACTGATTTGCAGCACCCGTCGTACGTTCCGGGCACATTCAATATCTATTCGAATGGCCCTGTCGAGGGAGACTCGCTTGCCAGGCAAGCGCTAGGTATTAAGAAGGATCGCAACGGTGTTGTGCTGGTGCCCCAGCCGTCGGATTCGCCGAACGACCCACTTAATTGGTCGTATTGGCGGAAAATCATGCACTTTGCACTGATGGCGTTTATCACCGCGTTCACGGCAGCCACCAGTAACGACGCAGGCGCCACGACCGAGTCCCTGCATAGCATCTATGGGATCACATATGATTCGATGAACGTTGGCGCTGCGGTATTGTTCCTGGGGGTGGGGTGGTCTGCTCTGCTTTTTTCACCTTTGCCTTCGCTTTTCGGACGCAAGTTGACGTATATGATCTGCATCACACTTGGGCTCTTTGGAGCCATGTGGTTCGCGTTGGCGACGAAAACTGGACATGTAATTTGGTCGCAATTGTTTGTTGGCATGAGCGAGTCCTGTGCGGAGGCACACGTGCAGCTGTCGCTGTCGGACATCTTTTTCCAGCACCAGCTAGGGTCTGTTTTGACAGTTTATATTATGGCAACCTCTGTCGGTACCTTTCTGGGCCCGTTAATTGCTGGCTACATTGCATCTTTGACGAACTTTCGGTGGGTGGGATGGTGTGCCGTAATCATCTCGGCATTCCTACTGTTATGGATAGTTTTCGGCTGCGAGGAAACATACTTTGATCGCAGGCTCTACCAAACACCGCTCACGGTTGTTGCCGGGCATTCCACCGACGAAGAGGACAATAAATGCAGTGCATGCGCAGGGACCACCACCGGTGCCGAGAAGCGGTCTCTCGCCTATGCGAGCAACACGGAACTCAATGAGCGCGTGGTCATGCTTAATACGCAGTTGATAGATGGGTCCGAGGAACCACCGAAACGGTATTTTAGGCGCATCCGGCTCATTACGCGTGCAACGAACTTCAGGGGCTGGGGGGTAAAGCAGTACTTCAAGTATCTGGGACTGAACTTGCGGATGTTTCTGTTTCCGCCTGTGTGGCTGTCCGGGCTTTATTGGGGGACCCAGGATGTGTTTCTATCTTTCTACCTGACAACACAGGATACAAACTTCTACGACGAGCCGTGGAACTATAGCACTTACCGTGTGGCTATCATGAATGTCCCCACCCTGCTCGGCGCAGTCGTCGGCTGCATGTACGCAGGCGTTATCAGCGACGTATTTGTTCTCTGGCTTGCACGCCGCAACAATGGGATCCTCGAAGCTGAGTTCCGCCTCTACTTCGCTGCAGTTGCCGGTATCGCCGGTACTCTCGGTCTCATCCTGTTCGGGTATGGTGCAgcccgcgcgctgccgtGGCAGACAGTTTACATCGGGCTTGCGTTCATTGGTTTCACCTGGGGTTCCTTCGGCGATATCGCCATGGCATATCTCATGGACTGCTACCCCGAGATGGTGCTGGAAGGCATGGCCTGCACTGCAGTGATCAACAACACGCTCTCTTGCATATTCACACTCACCTGCTCCTATCTCCTGGACACGTATGGTAACAAATCCACCTATCTGGCTCTTGGCCTCCTGAACTTGGGGATTACCTTGCTCGCTGTTCCAATGTTCTTATATGGCAAGCAGATCCGTACCTGGAGTAAGCCGTGGTACATCCAGTCCGTCCAGATCAGAGACGCGCTATGA
- a CDS encoding ADR336Cp (Non-syntenic homolog of Saccharomyces cerevisiae YNR055C (HOL1); Tandem gene duplication in this genome) yields MSMDQYTDRHHPDYIPGTFNIYASFPGDKAERWSRLKKDSCGVLLTPQPSDSPNDPLNWSVWRKYVHFGLMSFITAFTAATSNNASAAQDSLNELYGITFAAMNTGAGVLFLCIGWGTLVFAPLSSLYGRKITYMICIGFGLLGAIWFASTSNTNDAIWSQALVGVSEACAEAQVQLSLSDIFFQHQLGSVLTVYILCTSIGTFLGPLIAGYISSLTNFRWVGWVGAIVSGGLLLAFLFFCEETYFDRKAYITPLTWTDSSILRRNSSSSSMLTVNANINEDKASGGGKDSDEEHCRLERTSLLDGAAEDPKPYHRRIALITKASNLKGWGFKQYLKYIGINMRMFLFPPVWLSGLFWGIQDVFLSFYLTTEEDYYPEQPWNFSNYQVALMNVPTLVGAVVGCMYAGVISDYFVLWMARRNGGIMEAEYRLYFSAPTAFLGTLGLLLFGIGTEQQLSLSVVYGGLVLIGFSWGCSGDIAMSFLMDCYPEMVLEGMVCTSVINNTLSCIFTFFCSPFIEAVGTQNSYIFLAVVNFSVTLLAWPMLVYGKKVRKLTTKWYNQSIDLRDGV; encoded by the coding sequence ATGTCTATGGACCAGTACACAGATAGACATCACCCGGACTACATCCCAGGAACATTCAATATTTATGCATCTTTCCCCGGAGATAAAGCCGAAAGATGGAGTAGGCTCAAGAAAGACAGCTGCGGCGTGCTTCTGACGCCGCAGCCGTCCGACTCGCCCAACGATCCGCTAAACTGGTCGGTCTGGCGGAAGTACGTCCACTTTGGGCTGATGTCATTCATAACAGCGTTCACTGCGGCGACCAGCAACAACGCGAGCGCAGCGCAGGACTCGCTAAACGAGCTATATGGCATAACTTTTGCGGCCATGAACACAGGCGCGGGAGTGCTCTTTCTCTGCATCGGGTGGGGGACCCTGGTGTTTGCTCCTCTTTCAAGTCTATATGGGCGAAAAATCACCTACATGATATGCATTGGCTTCGGGCTTCTGGGTGCAATATGGTTTGCGTCGACGTCTAATACGAATGATGCGATATGGTCGCAGGCGCTTGTGGGCGTGAGTGAGGCCTGTGCAGAGGCACAAGTGCAGCTTTCGCTGTCCGACATTTTCTTTCAGCACCAGCTGGGATCAGTGCTTACAGTGTATATTCTGTGCACGTCGATCGGGACATTTCTGGGCCCACTGATCGCAGGCTATATCTCATCGCTAACCAACTTTCGCTGGGTCGGTTGGGTCGGAGCTATTGTCTCTGGTGGGTTACTGTTGGCGTTCCTGTTCTTCTGTGAAGAGACCTACTTCGATCGCAAGGCATACATCACCCCTCTCACATGGACAGACAGCAGTATCTTACGGAGGAACAGCAGTAGCTCGTCTATGTTGACAGTGAATGCCAATATTAATGAGGATAAAGCATCTGGAGGAGGAAAAGATAGTGACGAAGAGCATTGCCGTTTGGAAAGGACCTCTTTGTTGGACGGTGCGGCGGAAGATCCAAAGCCTTATCACCGGCGGATTGCGTTGATCACAAAGGCATCTAATTTAAAAGGATGGGGTTTCAAGCAGTATCTGAAGTATATCGGCATAAATATGCGGATGTTCCTCTTCCCGCCTGTATGGCTGTCTGGTCTCTTCTGGGGTATACAGGATGTTTTCCTCTCTTTCTATCTAACCACAGAGGAAGATTATTATCCAGAGCAACCCTGGAACTTCTCCAACTACCAGGTGGCTCTCATGAATGTCCCGACATTAGTGGGGGCTGTTGTGGGCTGCATGTACGCTGGTGTAATCAGTGATTACTTCGTCTTGTGGATGGCTCGCCGGAATGGAGGCATCATGGAAGCTGAGTACAGACTCTATTTTTCCGCCCCAACAGCCTTCCTTGGAACTCTTGGTCTGTTGCTGTTTGGGATCGGCACAGAACAGCAGCTATCCCTTTCAGTTGTCTACGGAGGCCTCGTATTGATTGGTTTTTCGTGGGGTTGCTCGGGAGATATCGCCATGTCTTTTCTCATGGACTGTTACCCTGAGATGGTACTGGAGGGTATGGTTTGTACGTCAGTTATCAACAATACCCTATCTTGCATATTCACCTTCTTCTGTTCCCCGTTTATCGAAGCTGTTGGAACGCAAAACAGCTACATCTTCCTCGCCGTAGTGAACTTCTCTGTCACTCTCCTTGCATGGCCAATGCTTGTCTATGGTAAGAAGGTAAGAAAACTAACTACCAAGTGGTATAATCAGTCGATTGACCTACGTGATGGTGTGTAA
- a CDS encoding ADR339Cp (NOHBY440; No homolog in Saccharomyces cerevisiae; Syntenic homolog of Kluyveromyces lactis KLLA0E09570g), protein MRFVFSLLCILELLVYVHGAITPSSWIDDLGLSRSIDIGRLYGKARNYLSPKKERLKDDTPLKSGRDGGGKPETVISPPSHTKGSTLFAERYTVHHKELKAQYRKDYPFAAIVDTFFGTEAGGHMFPGTALPFSMCKMGVDVIDTARTDAYAGYLTNGEVVGISLLHASGTGGSPTYGVVSQLPMMAPSVGAIDISRQIGFQRSTTDSGHVGYYKVRLNNSVTVEFSSGERSGLYKYRFPSASGMRPTVMVNVTHHLHSFGRPWWTQNFEKGYIQVNKDMRSYSGKVVIAGGWSDPGAWTVYFYGIFDHAATGIRAFQGTKSVNGLKINLVNDQNKNFGVLFEFAEDVRVLKSHVGISFNKDDGVEVAKWNIVRDIPPEHKFDLSWSVENALKRWDEEVFSKTILFPANEDPVSLELLHNALYGVHLMPTEKSGPDAPWETEEPYYDDFFTIWDTFRCLNPLFNFFNQERGAEIVRSLIEIWRHENYMPDGRSGDRSGRTQGGSNADIVLADAYVKRIGGQINWEDGFKAMKANAENIPPLIIDPMAPDSTNKYGRGALSDWLSHGYVTNRYSRSLTRTMEYAYNDFALYQVAKGLNKTEDAKRYLARSTNWQNIWNPRAHIARYNYSGFIQPKDERGNFVANKYSPLSCSGCYWSDDAYEGRPVEYGWAVPHDMKTLRGLIGNDSVFVQRLDDMFGLYGDSLADLSNEPSFLTPYLYNYANRHDRTVETIHYLLQNNFKPGPKGLPGNSDAGAMQAWLFFALIGFYPVAGTDLYLLSAPKFSYLKFTRLPNLGEVEIIAHDLFPNGKRTSDARNIYVKSVVINGFELNRNWVYHEELFSEHGSKLEFYMTDKPVAWDKNGPYPPSYGHLADANIAL, encoded by the coding sequence ATGCGTTTTGTATTTTCTTTGCTCTGTATATTAGAGCTTCTAGTCTATGTTCACGGGGCGATAACACCGTCTTCATGGATTGACGATCTCGGCCTCAGCCGTTCCATTGATATTGGCAGGCTTTATGGCAAAGCTAGAAATTATTTATCACCTAAGAAAGAACGACTGAAAGATGATACCCCATTGAAGAGTGGCAGAGATGGCGGGGGTAAACCTGAGACTGTTATCAGTCCTCCATCGCACACTAAAGGCTCTACCTTGTTTGCTGAGCGTTATACGGTGCACCACAAGGAATTGAAGGCTCAATATCGTAAAGATTACCCTTTTGCAGCTATAGTTGACACCTTTTTCGGCACGGAAGCCGGTGGGCACATGTTTCCCGGGACAGCATTGCCTTTTTCTATGTGTAAAATGGGCGTTGATGTCATTGACACTGCACGAACCGATGCGTACGCTGGGTACCTCACAAATGGTGAAGTCGTCGGCATATCACTACTTCATGCATCTGGGACTGGAGGCTCTCCGACCTATGGAGTCGTATCTCAATTACCTATGATGGCACCATCTGTTGGGGCTATAGATATTTCAAGGCAGATTGGTTTCCAGAGAAGCACGACGGATAGTGGTCATGTAGGTTATTACAAAGTCCGGCTTAACAATTCTGTTACAGTCGAATTTTCATCGGGAGAGAGGTCTGGCTTGTACAAGTATAGATTTCCCTCTGCCAGTGGAATGCGGCCAACTGTGATGGTTAATGTCACGCATCACCTTCACAGTTTCGGCAGGCCTTGGTGGACACAAAACTTCGAAAAAGGATACATCCAAGTGAACAAAGACATGCGATCATATAGTGGGAAAGTGGTCATTGCCGGAGGCTGGTCAGACCCTGGAGCATGGACGGTGTACTTCTATGGAATTTTTGATCACGCTGCTACGGGAATAAGGGCGTTCCAAGGAACGAAGTCAGTGAATGGCTTGAAGATTAATTTGGTTAACGACCAGAATAAAAACTTTGGAGTTCTATTTGAGTTTGCCGAAGATGTGCGAGTGTTAAAATCTCATGTTGGAATAAGCTTTAACAAAGACGATGGGGTCGAAGTGGCAAAGTGGAATATAGTCAGAGATATTCCCCCGGAGCATAAATTTGATCTTTCTTGGTCAGTTGAAAATGCCCTTAAGCGTTGGGATGAGGAAGTCTTCAGTAAAACCATACTATTCCCAGCAAATGAGGACCCAGTGAGTCTAGAGTTATTGCATAATGCCCTTTACGGAGTCCATCTAATGCCAACAGAGAAGTCGGGGCCAGATGCACCATGGGAAACAGAAGAGCCTTATTACGATGACTTCTTTACCATATGGGATACTTTTAGATGCTTAAATCCTTTATTCAACTTCTTCAATCAGGAACGTGGTGCGGAGATTGTCAGAAGTTTAATAGAGATATGGCGGCATGAGAACTATATGCCTGACGGTCGGTCTGGGGATCGATCAGGACGCACTCAAGGAGGTAGCAATGCAGATATTGTCTTAGCAGACGCATATGTCAAGCGAATTGGCGGCCAAATCAACTGGGAAGATGGTTTTAAGGCTATGAAGGCGAATGCTGAAAATATTCCGCCATTGATAATAGACCCTATGGCGCCGGATTCTACCAACAAGTACGGACGGGGAGCCTTGAGTGATTGGCTTTCGCATGGATATGTTACAAATAGATACTCTCGCTCGCTAACAAGAACGATGGAGTATGCGTATAACGATTTTGCTTTGTACCAGGTCGCCAAGGGTCTAAATAAAACTGAAGATGCAAAACGCTACTTGGCACGTTCTACAAACTGGCAAAATATCTGGAACCCACGTGCCCATATTGCGCGCTACAACTACAGTGGTTTTATCCAGCCTAAGGACGAACGCGGGAATTTTGTGGCAAACAAGTACTCTCCTCTCTCGTGTTCCGGGTGCTACTGGTCTGATGATGCATACGAAGGCAGGCCCGTCGAGTACGGCTGGGCAGTTCCTCACGACATGAAGACCTTGCGCGGTCTAATCGGAAACGACTCTGTTTTTGTCCAACGGCTCGACGACATGTTCGGGCTCTACGGCGACTCACTCGCTGACCTAAGCAACGAACCGAGCTTCCTCACGCCCTACCTCTACAACTACGCGAATCGGCACGACCGCACGGTGGAAACTATCCACTATCTCCTACAGAACAACTTCAAGCCAGGCCCCAAAGGCCTCCCAGGCAACTCAGATGCCGGTGCCATGCAAGCGTGGCTATTTTTTGCGCTCATCGGGTTCTATCCTGTAGCCGGCACCGACTTGTACCTCTTATCCGCGCCAAAGTTCTCCTACCTCAAATTCACCCGGTTGCCGAACCTAGGGGAGGTCGAGATTATTGCCCATGACTTGTTCCCTAATGGCAAGCGTACATCTGATGCCCGGAACATATATGTGAAGTCCGTTGTAATTAATGGCTTCGAGCTAAACCGGAACTGGGTCTATCACGAAGAGCTTTTCAGTGAGCACGGTTCAAAGTTGGAGTTTTATATGACAGATAAGCCGGTTGCATGGGACAAGAATGGTCCATATCCGCCTAGCTATGGCCACTTAGCGGACGCCAATATTGCTCTTTAG
- the CMS1 gene encoding Cms1p (Syntenic homolog of Saccharomyces cerevisiae YLR003C (CMS1)) produces MAPNADDLDDGLAYEFAESIDESVNSDVEEIENIDVGHEATADASVPALKRQQEDVADEGSNLSKRQKKLSKSKSHLKKMEKMEFEKEQKKELPQKSPEAVVDYLSKLIREKNPDMSVLELEELYFKKSDFISTESFTQERTLANFPTFAKMFNKAPRAIVLSTSNIRVADVFRSLGGSSNAVKLFSKNKLKDDLARLDQILGGGNKEGKSSQKKGKAQKDTPSQNVQYFLSTPGRMAKIIEESALLFSGKEKLDIIVDASYLDPKTNSIFTSDDGMLLCKLLKTFLREKSSVKILLF; encoded by the coding sequence ATGGCACCAAACGCTGATGATCTGGACGACGGACTTGCCTATGAGTTTGCTGAATCCATTGATGAATCTGTAAATTCAGATGTGGAAGAGATAGAAAACATTGATGTTGGCCATGAGGCTACAGCTGACGCCTCAGTACCTGCATTGAAGCGGCAGCAGGAAGACGTTGCGGACGAGGGCAGCAATCTGAGCAAGAGACAAAAAAAGCTGTCCAAATCGAAATCCCATTTGAAGAAGATGGAGAAGATGGAATTCGAGAAGGAGCAAAAGAAAGAGTTGCCTCAGAAATCCCCAGAAGCGGTAGTCGACTATCTCAGTAAGCTAATAAGAGAGAAGAATCCCGACATGAGTGTCCTAGAATTAGAGGAACTTTACTTTAAGAAATCTGATTTTATTTCCACTGAGAGCTTCACACAAGAGCGTACATTGGCGAACTTCCCTACTTTTGCGAAAATGTTCAATAAGGCACCTAGAGCCATAGTCCTCTCTACATCGAACATTCGTGTTGCAGACGTTTTTAGAAGCTTGGGTGGTTCATCAAATGCTGTGAAGCTCTTTTCTAAGAACAAATTGAAAGATGATTTGGCTAGATTGGACCAAATTCTTGGAGGCGGAAATAAGGAAGGGAAGTCTTCCCAGAAGAAGGGTAAAGCGCAAAAGGATACTCCATCACAGAACGTACAGTATTTTCTGTCAACCCCTGGGAGAATGGCGAAGATTATTGAAGAAAGCGCACTACTCTTTAGTGGAAAGGAAAAGCTGGATATAATCGTGGACGCCTCTTACCTGGATCCCAAGACCAATAGCATTTTCACATCAGATGATGGTATGCTACTATGTAAGCTTCTGAAAACTTTCCTACGTGAAAAGAGTTCTGTCAAGATACTGCTCTTTTAA